The proteins below are encoded in one region of Clostridium pasteurianum DSM 525 = ATCC 6013:
- the metK gene encoding methionine adenosyltransferase, which produces MRKLFTSESVTEGHPDKICDQISDGVLDAILAQDPYGRVACETTVTTGIVNVMGEISTKCYVDIPKVVRETIKEIGYTRAKFGFDCDTCAVVTSIDEQSADIAQGVDEALESRKGEMDKLEAVGAGDQGMMFGFATNETPEYMPMPIALAHKLSRKLTEVRKNGKLSYLRPDGKTQVTVEYEDNKPVRIDAIVISTQHSPEVSQEQIEKDLIENVVKPVVPAELLDDSTKYFINPTGRFVVGGPQGDSGLTGRKIIVDTYGGYGRHGGGAFSGKDPTKVDRSGAYASRWVAKNLVAAGVADKLEIQLAYAIGVAKPVSISIDTFGTGKISEDKIVEIVEKVFDLRPGAIIRDLDLRRPIYKQVAAYGHFGRTDIDVPWEKLSKVDEIKKYL; this is translated from the coding sequence TTGAGAAAATTATTCACTTCTGAATCGGTAACTGAAGGACATCCAGATAAAATATGTGATCAAATATCTGATGGCGTATTAGATGCTATTTTAGCTCAGGATCCATATGGCAGAGTTGCTTGTGAGACTACAGTTACTACCGGTATAGTAAATGTAATGGGAGAAATATCAACAAAATGTTATGTTGATATACCTAAAGTTGTAAGAGAAACAATAAAAGAAATAGGTTATACTAGAGCAAAGTTTGGATTTGATTGCGATACGTGTGCAGTGGTTACATCAATCGATGAACAATCTGCAGATATAGCTCAAGGTGTAGATGAAGCTTTAGAATCAAGAAAAGGAGAAATGGATAAGCTAGAAGCAGTAGGTGCAGGAGATCAAGGTATGATGTTTGGTTTTGCAACAAATGAGACTCCAGAATACATGCCTATGCCAATAGCTTTAGCTCATAAGCTTTCAAGAAAATTAACTGAAGTTAGGAAAAATGGGAAATTAAGTTATTTAAGACCGGATGGGAAAACACAGGTTACAGTTGAGTATGAAGACAACAAGCCAGTTAGAATAGATGCTATTGTTATATCAACTCAACATAGTCCAGAAGTTTCACAGGAACAAATAGAGAAAGATCTAATTGAAAATGTTGTAAAACCTGTTGTACCTGCTGAACTTTTAGATGATAGCACAAAATATTTTATTAATCCTACTGGAAGATTTGTTGTAGGAGGACCGCAAGGAGACTCAGGTCTTACTGGAAGAAAAATAATAGTAGATACTTATGGTGGATATGGTAGACACGGTGGTGGAGCTTTTTCAGGAAAAGATCCAACAAAAGTTGATAGATCAGGAGCTTATGCTAGCAGATGGGTTGCTAAAAATTTAGTGGCAGCTGGTGTTGCAGATAAGCTTGAAATACAGCTTGCTTATGCAATAGGGGTTGCAAAACCTGTATCAATTTCTATTGATACTTTTGGAACAGGAAAGATTTCAGAAGATAAAATTGTTGAAATTGTTGAAAAAGTATTTGACTTAAGACCAGGTGCAATAATAAGAGATTTAGATTTAAGAAGACCAATATATAAGCAAGTAGCAGCTTATGGTCATTTTGGCAGAACTGATATTGATGTGCCTTGGGAAAAGCTTAGCAAAGTAGATGAAATAAAAAAATATTTATAA
- the spoIIID gene encoding sporulation transcriptional regulator SpoIIID, whose product MKDYIEERVLEVAQYIIESKATIRKTAKVFGVSKSTIHKDMTERLPQINPQIAEQAKNILEVNKAERHIRGGKATKMKYKAIEG is encoded by the coding sequence TTGAAAGATTATATTGAGGAAAGAGTCTTAGAAGTAGCACAATATATCATTGAATCAAAAGCTACAATTAGAAAAACTGCTAAAGTTTTCGGAGTGAGTAAAAGTACTATACACAAAGATATGACAGAGAGATTACCTCAAATAAATCCTCAAATTGCTGAACAAGCTAAAAATATTTTAGAAGTAAATAAAGCTGAAAGGCATATTAGAGGTGGAAAAGCTACAAAAATGAAGTACAAGGCTATTGAAGGTTAG
- a CDS encoding YmaF family protein, with the protein MSDCREKQFHTHEFLGSTRLAELEEDPHNHRFAGVSGPAIKVKGGHVHKIKTRTDFYEDHFHEIIATSGLQIPVGNGKHVHFVEAETTENEDHRHDLIFATLIEDPIAEEED; encoded by the coding sequence ATGTCTGATTGTAGAGAAAAACAATTCCATACTCATGAATTCTTAGGTAGCACTAGGCTGGCTGAATTAGAAGAAGATCCTCATAATCACAGGTTCGCAGGTGTATCTGGTCCAGCAATTAAAGTTAAAGGTGGTCATGTTCACAAAATTAAAACAAGAACAGACTTTTATGAAGATCATTTTCATGAAATTATAGCAACTTCAGGACTTCAAATACCCGTTGGAAATGGCAAACACGTTCATTTTGTGGAAGCAGAAACTACAGAAAATGAAGACCACCGTCATGATTTAATTTTTGCTACACTCATTGAAGATCCTATTGCAGAAGAAGAAGATTAA
- a CDS encoding ComF family protein, with amino-acid sequence MGRWIIEFIKYLLDCVLSVLYCREYKCIECGNYVEESSICNECSKKIKFCKEFIRIKKNNNEVICYSVSYYSNLMVKLILRLKYKSDFVCADIISSFMIKVIQENHIKFDSITFIPMTRKALRKRGYNQSRILAKIISDKLNVELIDCLKKVRETKDQIGLDGNSRWENLFLSFKIKNSNKILGKNILIIDDVITTGATSYYCAEELLNNGAKKVKVLTAAKTSI; translated from the coding sequence ATGGGAAGATGGATTATTGAGTTTATAAAATACCTATTAGATTGTGTATTAAGTGTTTTGTATTGTAGAGAATATAAGTGTATAGAATGCGGAAACTATGTGGAAGAATCTAGTATATGCAATGAATGCAGCAAAAAAATTAAGTTTTGTAAGGAATTTATAAGGATTAAAAAGAATAATAATGAAGTGATTTGCTATAGTGTATCTTATTATTCTAATCTTATGGTTAAATTGATTTTAAGACTTAAATATAAAAGCGACTTTGTATGTGCAGATATAATATCCAGTTTTATGATTAAAGTAATACAGGAAAATCACATTAAATTTGACAGTATTACTTTTATACCTATGACTAGAAAGGCTCTGAGAAAAAGAGGATACAATCAAAGTAGAATTTTAGCAAAGATTATAAGTGATAAGCTTAATGTAGAATTAATTGATTGCCTTAAAAAAGTAAGAGAAACAAAAGATCAAATAGGTCTAGATGGAAATTCTAGATGGGAAAATTTATTTTTGTCCTTCAAAATAAAAAATTCTAATAAAATACTAGGTAAGAATATTTTAATTATTGATGATGTTATAACCACGGGAGCTACATCTTATTATTGTGCTGAAGAATTGCTTAACAATGGAGCTAAAAAAGTTAAGGTCTTGACTGCAGCTAAAACTAGTATATAA
- the yyaC gene encoding spore protease YyaC, with amino-acid sequence MNKTKAFYKDPMAYYEMAYFLKNYINDNTIIVCIGTDRCIGDCLGPLTGTILKNRNFPLPVYGTISEPIHALNLNKKLDSIKLLYPKSEIIGIDACLGNSNSIGEIQIRDYPIHPGKGVGKSLPDVGTSSIIGIVDSCDSTELFTNRNIRLNLILDMTTVICDALMHSYYLFKKPHSKNT; translated from the coding sequence TTGAATAAAACCAAAGCATTTTACAAAGATCCTATGGCCTACTATGAAATGGCCTATTTTTTAAAAAATTATATTAATGATAATACAATAATAGTTTGTATCGGAACTGATAGATGCATAGGAGATTGTCTTGGACCATTAACAGGTACTATTTTAAAAAACAGAAATTTTCCTTTACCTGTTTATGGAACAATATCTGAACCGATCCATGCATTAAATCTAAATAAAAAATTAGATTCTATAAAATTACTCTATCCAAAATCAGAAATTATAGGAATAGATGCTTGTTTAGGAAATAGCAATAGTATAGGCGAAATACAAATACGTGATTATCCTATACATCCTGGAAAAGGAGTAGGAAAATCTCTTCCTGATGTAGGTACTTCGTCTATAATTGGTATAGTTGATTCCTGTGATAGTACTGAATTATTTACTAATAGAAATATACGTCTAAACCTAATTCTAGATATGACCACAGTAATTTGCGATGCACTAATGCATTCATATTATTTATTTAAAAAACCCCACAGTAAAAACACATAA
- a CDS encoding IS91 family transposase encodes MQGVIKQIFVDNWEKFSEIYKGKIRANISREVDKMINCKSLDNGFIEFKCENCGHIKRVGFSCKSRFCTSCGKKKSEEWSDEMVARLINSKHRHMVFTIPQELRIYFARDRKLLSLLPKCSAKAIMSWFRDLNKKECFTPGIISVIHTFGRDLKWNPHVHLIVTEGGAGEITIWRNTKHINYTALRKRWQKILLDEIGINLKSGKKEFKKLKNKLYKRLENGFYVYGKGEIKTAKQAGKYVGRYTARPAIAESRIIKYDGKKVTFRYERHEDGEEVVEEIDVIDFIGRVIRHIPEKNFKMIRYYGIYAKNTRHKNKFFKLVNEKVAEFKRKINNWQTRILLTFGVNPLKCEKCGIQMKFHDIYYKNVSVREKFKEKIIGENKRKIEEIMYNYGVIKGIIRDKIEPLYV; translated from the coding sequence ATGCAAGGTGTTATAAAACAAATATTTGTGGATAATTGGGAAAAATTCAGTGAGATATATAAAGGGAAAATTAGAGCTAACATAAGTAGAGAAGTTGATAAGATGATTAATTGTAAATCCTTAGATAATGGATTTATTGAGTTTAAGTGTGAAAATTGTGGTCATATAAAAAGAGTTGGATTTAGCTGTAAAAGTAGATTTTGTACCTCATGTGGTAAGAAAAAATCTGAAGAATGGTCTGATGAAATGGTGGCAAGACTTATTAACTCAAAGCATAGACATATGGTATTTACAATTCCACAGGAACTTAGAATATATTTTGCTAGGGATAGAAAACTATTATCATTATTACCTAAATGTTCAGCAAAAGCAATTATGAGCTGGTTTAGAGATTTAAATAAAAAAGAATGTTTTACACCAGGAATAATCTCAGTAATTCATACTTTTGGAAGAGACTTAAAATGGAATCCACATGTCCACTTAATTGTCACCGAAGGTGGTGCTGGAGAAATTACAATTTGGAGGAATACAAAACATATAAATTATACAGCACTAAGGAAAAGATGGCAAAAAATATTGTTAGACGAAATAGGAATTAATCTTAAAAGTGGAAAAAAAGAATTTAAAAAATTAAAAAATAAGCTATATAAAAGGTTAGAGAATGGATTTTATGTATATGGAAAAGGTGAAATAAAAACAGCAAAGCAAGCAGGAAAGTATGTTGGAAGATATACAGCAAGACCAGCTATCGCTGAATCAAGAATAATAAAGTATGATGGTAAAAAAGTAACTTTTCGTTATGAAAGACATGAAGATGGTGAAGAAGTTGTAGAGGAAATAGATGTTATTGATTTTATAGGTAGAGTAATAAGACACATACCAGAAAAGAATTTTAAGATGATAAGATATTATGGAATATATGCTAAAAACACAAGACATAAAAATAAATTTTTTAAGTTGGTAAATGAAAAAGTTGCTGAGTTCAAAAGAAAAATTAATAATTGGCAAACAAGAATACTTCTTACATTTGGAGTGAATCCATTAAAATGTGAAAAGTGTGGAATACAGATGAAATTTCATGATATATACTATAAAAATGTAAGTGTAAGAGAAAAATTTAAAGAGAAAATAATAGGTGAAAACAAAAGAAAAATTGAAGAGATAATGTACAATTATGGTGTGATTAAGGGGATAATTCGTGATAAAATAGAGCCATTATATGTATAA
- a CDS encoding M23 family metallopeptidase, translating to MDKNDLQNKQSIKKEKSSFWKKDGFYVILFLCLCVVAGVATYVNTNPKHKNSSLSKQESKISLNNESKNTVNNAKTTESPKTNTAKDDSKKTSMDNANLVKKDTVKNNVTKNNAEKSNASVPTSTTAVASMVTPVNGTIAQSYTGVEGAMALGLDNVSRTILGEYIKVNNKGVPVYSAMSGTVSSVNGGNVVIISKDGKLKTTYDNLEPSSISIKSGDSIAQNSKIGVIGDSDNAKDRIVDCDHLYFQIDEKQSDGSYKDVNPQNYVKY from the coding sequence ATGGATAAAAATGATTTACAAAACAAACAATCAATCAAAAAGGAGAAAAGTAGTTTTTGGAAAAAAGATGGATTTTATGTAATCTTGTTTCTTTGCTTATGTGTGGTTGCAGGGGTTGCTACATATGTAAACACTAACCCTAAACATAAAAATAGTTCCTTATCAAAGCAGGAATCAAAGATATCATTAAATAATGAAAGTAAGAACACAGTTAATAATGCAAAAACTACAGAATCACCAAAAACCAATACAGCAAAAGATGATAGTAAAAAGACTAGTATGGATAATGCCAACTTGGTAAAAAAAGATACTGTAAAAAATAATGTTACAAAAAATAATGCTGAAAAAAGTAATGCAAGTGTACCAACTAGTACAACGGCAGTAGCTAGTATGGTAACACCTGTAAATGGTACTATTGCTCAGAGTTATACAGGAGTAGAGGGTGCTATGGCGTTAGGATTAGATAATGTATCAAGAACTATATTAGGAGAATATATAAAGGTAAATAATAAAGGAGTGCCTGTTTATTCAGCAATGAGTGGAACAGTATCTTCAGTTAATGGTGGAAATGTAGTTATCATAAGTAAAGATGGAAAATTAAAAACAACATATGATAATTTAGAACCATCAAGTATATCAATAAAATCTGGAGATTCAATCGCTCAGAATAGTAAAATCGGGGTGATTGGAGATAGTGATAATGCCAAAGATAGAATAGTTGATTGTGACCATTTATATTTTCAAATTGATGAAAAACAAAGTGATGGTAGCTATAAAGATGTAAATCCACAGAATTATGTAAAATATTAA
- a CDS encoding ATP-dependent RecD-like DNA helicase, protein MSELNCVVEDIVFKNEENGYVVAHVREKDIRHTIVGFIPYITEGKSLKVQGEWVNHPNFGNQLKVTGYEEILPDSKLGIERYLSSGVITGIGPVTAKKIVDKFGDKTLEILDKDINRLSEIEGIGQKKIKIIQESYSSQREIRNIMVFLQTYGITSNQCIKIYKKYGSESIKVVKENPYVLIEDITGIGFKSADKIARSLGVEDDSPFRIQSGINYIINEFCAKGNTYMPIEKLIKESMDMLLKEKSYIEKNIYEATLEQKIKIEIINDENCVFTMPYYYCELGVTKKIITLGTGKYDNIEINIDDEIQEFQKLNSINFAPTQKEAIRGAFQNGIEVITGGPGTGKTTIINCITHIFERASLKVFMAAPTGRAAKRMSEASGKEAKTIHRLLELGVGNDEQMKIFNREECPLECDVIIVDEASMIDIVLMNNLLKAVGLGTRLIIVGDVDQLPSVGPGNVLKDIIESGIVKVVRLKDIFRQAKESMIIVNAHKINNGEMPILNKKDKDFYFINREKNENILDTIIELVYKRLPKFNSKWNNKYHIQVLSPMRKGILGIVNLNESIQQILNPKEDTKKELKFRDMIFRTGDKVMQTKNNYTLKWTRVGGSGEKDGEGIFNGDVGFIEDIDDRNNLIVIFDNERKVIYENMYLDELDLAYAITIHKSQGSEFPVVIIPIFMGPPLLMNRNLLYTAITRAKKLVVLVGSQKAMQFMINNNKSFNRYSGLKWRIMDIMN, encoded by the coding sequence ATGTCCGAATTAAACTGCGTTGTGGAAGATATAGTTTTTAAAAATGAAGAAAATGGTTATGTTGTAGCTCATGTTAGAGAAAAAGATATAAGGCATACAATAGTGGGATTCATACCTTATATTACAGAAGGAAAATCGTTAAAGGTTCAAGGAGAATGGGTGAATCATCCTAATTTTGGTAATCAATTAAAAGTTACCGGTTATGAGGAAATACTTCCAGATTCTAAACTGGGAATAGAGAGATATTTATCTTCTGGAGTAATAACAGGAATTGGACCTGTGACAGCAAAAAAAATAGTTGATAAATTCGGTGATAAAACTCTTGAAATATTAGATAAAGATATAAATAGACTTAGTGAAATAGAGGGTATAGGGCAAAAAAAAATAAAAATTATACAGGAATCCTATTCATCACAAAGAGAAATAAGAAATATAATGGTTTTCTTACAGACCTATGGAATAACATCTAATCAATGCATAAAAATATATAAAAAATATGGCTCAGAATCTATAAAAGTTGTTAAAGAAAATCCCTATGTATTAATAGAAGATATAACTGGAATTGGTTTTAAAAGTGCAGATAAAATTGCAAGAAGTTTAGGTGTAGAAGATGATTCTCCTTTTAGAATACAAAGTGGAATAAATTATATCATAAATGAATTTTGTGCCAAAGGTAATACTTACATGCCTATAGAAAAATTAATTAAAGAATCTATGGATATGCTTTTAAAAGAAAAATCATATATAGAAAAAAATATATACGAAGCTACCTTAGAACAAAAGATAAAGATTGAAATAATTAATGATGAGAATTGTGTATTTACTATGCCCTATTACTATTGTGAGTTAGGTGTTACTAAAAAAATAATAACCCTGGGAACTGGTAAATATGATAACATTGAAATTAATATAGATGATGAAATACAAGAATTTCAGAAATTGAATTCCATAAATTTTGCCCCTACACAGAAAGAAGCTATAAGGGGGGCTTTTCAAAATGGAATTGAGGTAATTACTGGCGGCCCTGGTACAGGAAAAACTACTATTATAAATTGTATAACTCATATCTTTGAAAGGGCGTCACTAAAAGTATTTATGGCGGCACCTACTGGGAGAGCTGCGAAGAGAATGTCAGAAGCCTCAGGAAAAGAAGCAAAGACAATTCATAGATTATTAGAGCTTGGCGTTGGAAATGACGAACAAATGAAAATTTTTAACAGGGAAGAATGTCCTTTAGAATGTGATGTAATAATAGTTGATGAAGCATCTATGATTGATATCGTTTTAATGAATAATCTTCTTAAAGCTGTTGGATTAGGTACAAGACTTATAATTGTAGGAGATGTGGATCAGCTGCCTTCTGTTGGACCTGGTAATGTTCTAAAAGATATAATAGAAAGTGGAATTGTAAAGGTAGTAAGGTTAAAAGATATATTTAGGCAGGCTAAAGAAAGCATGATTATAGTAAATGCACATAAAATTAATAATGGAGAAATGCCGATTTTAAATAAAAAAGATAAAGATTTTTATTTTATAAATAGAGAAAAAAATGAAAATATACTTGATACAATTATAGAACTAGTATATAAAAGACTGCCTAAATTTAATTCCAAATGGAATAACAAATATCATATTCAAGTACTATCACCAATGCGAAAAGGTATTTTAGGGATAGTAAATTTAAATGAAAGTATTCAGCAAATTTTAAATCCTAAGGAAGACACTAAAAAAGAACTTAAATTTAGAGATATGATATTTAGAACTGGTGATAAGGTAATGCAGACTAAAAATAATTATACATTAAAGTGGACTAGAGTTGGAGGCTCAGGAGAAAAGGACGGAGAAGGGATATTTAATGGCGATGTAGGATTTATAGAAGATATTGACGATAGAAATAACCTTATTGTTATATTTGATAATGAGAGAAAAGTTATCTATGAGAATATGTATTTGGATGAATTAGATCTTGCTTATGCTATTACGATACATAAAAGTCAGGGAAGTGAATTTCCAGTAGTAATAATCCCAATATTTATGGGACCACCCTTGCTTATGAATAGAAATTTACTATATACAGCTATAACTAGAGCTAAAAAGTTAGTAGTGCTTGTAGGTAGTCAAAAAGCAATGCAATTTATGATAAATAATAATAAAAGTTTTAATAGATACTCTGGACTAAAATGGAGAATTATGGATATAATGAATTGA
- a CDS encoding rod shape-determining protein — protein MFFGIGSDMGIDLGTATVLVYLKGKGIILKEPSVVAINRNTKEVLAVGEEARKMIGRTPGNIVAIRPLRDGVISDYDMTEKMLKHFIQKACGKRRISTPKVVICIPCEATEVEKRAVKDAAINAGAKKPCLIEEPLAAAIGMGLDITKASGNMVIDIGGGTSDIAVISLGGIVVRRAVKVAGDSFDEAIIKYIRKKHKLMIGERTAEDLKINIGSAFKGEAEESLEIRGRDLITGLPKNLIVTSKEMRDALEEAVNAIADCTHSVLEKTPPELAADIAEKGIVMTGGGSLLKGLDKLIEHVTKVPVYVAEDPVSCVALGTGKVLEFIDKVYLDGEDILG, from the coding sequence ATGTTTTTTGGAATTGGATCTGATATGGGCATAGACTTAGGAACGGCTACTGTGCTTGTTTACCTTAAAGGAAAAGGGATAATATTAAAAGAGCCATCAGTAGTGGCAATAAATCGTAATACTAAAGAGGTCCTTGCTGTTGGTGAGGAAGCAAGGAAAATGATAGGTAGAACCCCTGGGAATATAGTGGCTATTCGTCCATTAAGAGATGGAGTAATATCAGATTATGATATGACTGAAAAGATGTTAAAGCATTTTATACAAAAGGCTTGTGGTAAACGAAGAATATCTACTCCTAAAGTAGTTATATGTATACCTTGTGAAGCTACAGAGGTTGAAAAAAGAGCTGTTAAAGATGCAGCTATAAATGCAGGAGCAAAAAAACCTTGTTTAATTGAGGAACCATTAGCGGCAGCAATTGGAATGGGACTTGATATAACAAAAGCAAGTGGAAATATGGTTATAGACATAGGTGGAGGAACAAGTGATATAGCTGTTATCTCTTTAGGTGGAATAGTAGTAAGAAGGGCTGTAAAAGTTGCAGGAGATAGTTTCGATGAAGCTATTATTAAATATATAAGGAAAAAACATAAATTAATGATTGGAGAAAGAACTGCTGAAGATTTAAAAATAAACATAGGATCAGCTTTTAAAGGTGAAGCAGAAGAGTCTTTAGAAATTAGAGGTAGAGATTTAATAACAGGTCTTCCTAAAAATTTAATTGTAACTTCAAAGGAGATGAGAGATGCACTTGAAGAAGCGGTTAATGCTATAGCTGATTGCACTCATTCGGTGCTTGAAAAAACTCCGCCTGAATTGGCAGCAGATATTGCAGAAAAAGGAATAGTTATGACAGGAGGAGGATCCCTTTTAAAAGGATTGGATAAGCTCATTGAACATGTTACTAAAGTCCCAGTTTATGTTGCAGAGGATCCTGTTTCATGCGTTGCACTAGGCACTGGAAAAGTCCTGGAATTTATTGATAAAGTGTATTTAGATGGAGAAGATATATTAGGATAA